The following are encoded in a window of Actinomycetes bacterium genomic DNA:
- a CDS encoding alpha/beta hydrolase, producing the protein MTVQLAAQVVGDGPPLVLLHAFPLSAAMWERQATGLADVARVVTPDLRGFGDSPLGADEPSLDHAADDVVALLDRLGLGPVVLGGLSMGGYVAMALLRRHPGRLRGLLLADTKAGADPAAARDNRLRIAARLDAEGSPAVLVEDVLPGLTGPTTAAERPDVVARVRAMVGSAPPAAAAWAQRAMAARPDSLDVLRGVDVPALVLRGDEDGLAGSDEVAAMADALPQGRLETLPRAGHLTALEVPDEVVRAVRGLLARVEQPG; encoded by the coding sequence GTGACCGTCCAGCTCGCGGCACAGGTCGTCGGTGACGGCCCGCCGCTGGTGCTGCTGCACGCGTTTCCGCTCTCCGCGGCCATGTGGGAGCGGCAGGCGACGGGCCTGGCCGACGTCGCACGCGTCGTGACGCCGGACCTGCGCGGGTTCGGCGACTCGCCGCTCGGGGCCGACGAGCCCTCGCTGGACCACGCCGCGGACGACGTCGTGGCGCTGCTGGACCGGCTCGGGCTCGGCCCGGTCGTCCTCGGCGGCCTGTCGATGGGCGGGTACGTCGCCATGGCCCTCCTTCGCCGGCACCCCGGCCGGCTGCGCGGCCTGCTGCTGGCCGACACGAAGGCGGGTGCCGACCCGGCTGCCGCCCGGGACAACCGGCTGCGGATCGCCGCCCGCCTCGATGCCGAAGGCAGCCCGGCCGTCCTGGTCGAGGACGTCCTGCCGGGCCTCACCGGCCCGACGACGGCTGCCGAGCGGCCCGACGTCGTCGCCCGGGTGCGGGCCATGGTCGGGTCGGCCCCTCCCGCCGCGGCCGCCTGGGCCCAGCGGGCGATGGCCGCCCGCCCGGACTCGCTCGACGTGCTGCGTGGCGTCGACGTACCGGCACTGGTCCTGCGCGGTGACGAGGACGGCCTGGCGGGCTCGGACGAGGTCGCAGCGATGGCCGACGCGCTGCCCCAGGGCCGGCTCGAGACGCTGCCGCGGGCCGGGCACCTGACCGCGCTGGAGGTGCCGGACGAGGTCGTCCGAGCGGTCCGTGGCCTGCTGGCCCGGGTGGAGCAGCCGGGCTGA
- a CDS encoding AI-2E family transporter, giving the protein MTEDEAAASSSDRGPEEDQHSWHDEEQFGRLGRPLRRDSPFMIGFLGALGVFLAWFLTQAILNARSVLVLIVIALFLAIGLNPTVEWLTAHNVRRGLAIAIVFFAVIGAFVGFGFAVVPPVVEQSNAFVKELPSYLDDLRRNPTVRQFDEDYGVIERAQKYVTSGELGQRAFGGLLGVGRVVLNAVFGALTILIMTLYFLAALPSMKRQAYRLVPASRRERVTLLGDEVLARTGQFVSGALTVAFIAAFTSYMFLRIVDMPYAIALAVFVGLLDLIPLVGATIAAIVVSLLGFTQSAGVGIACIIFYVAYQQFENYVVYPHVMRRAVDVPAPVTVVAVLLGGALLGIVGALIAIPVAAAVLLVVRQVAIPRMDQT; this is encoded by the coding sequence GTGACGGAGGACGAGGCAGCAGCCTCGTCCTCCGACCGCGGTCCGGAGGAGGACCAGCACAGCTGGCACGACGAGGAGCAGTTCGGCCGCCTCGGCCGACCGCTGCGGCGCGACTCGCCGTTCATGATCGGGTTCCTCGGTGCGCTGGGGGTGTTCCTCGCCTGGTTCCTGACCCAGGCGATCCTCAACGCCCGCAGCGTCCTCGTGCTCATCGTGATCGCCCTGTTCCTGGCGATCGGGCTGAACCCGACGGTCGAGTGGCTGACCGCCCACAACGTGCGCCGAGGGCTGGCCATCGCGATCGTCTTCTTCGCGGTCATCGGGGCGTTCGTCGGCTTCGGCTTCGCTGTGGTGCCCCCGGTCGTGGAGCAGAGCAACGCGTTCGTCAAGGAGCTGCCGAGCTACCTCGACGACCTGAGACGCAACCCGACGGTCCGTCAGTTCGATGAGGACTACGGCGTCATCGAGCGGGCGCAGAAGTACGTCACGTCGGGGGAGCTGGGCCAGCGGGCGTTCGGCGGGCTGCTCGGCGTGGGTCGGGTCGTCCTCAACGCGGTCTTCGGCGCGCTGACCATCCTGATCATGACGTTGTACTTCCTGGCCGCCCTGCCGAGCATGAAGCGGCAGGCCTACCGGCTGGTGCCGGCGTCCCGACGGGAGCGGGTGACCCTGCTCGGCGACGAGGTGCTCGCCCGCACCGGCCAGTTCGTCAGCGGAGCGCTGACCGTCGCGTTCATCGCCGCGTTCACCTCCTACATGTTCCTGCGCATCGTCGACATGCCCTACGCGATCGCGCTGGCGGTCTTCGTCGGCCTGCTCGACCTCATCCCGCTGGTGGGAGCCACGATCGCGGCGATCGTCGTCTCGCTGCTGGGCTTCACCCAGTCGGCCGGCGTGGGCATCGCCTGCATCATCTTCTACGTCGCCTACCAGCAGTTCGAGAACTACGTGGTCTACCCGCACGTGATGCGCCGGGCGGTCGACGTCCCGGCCCCGGTGACCGTGGTGGCGGTCCTGCTCGGCGGAGCCCTGCTGGGCATCGTCGGCGCACTGATCGCGATCCCGGTGGCGGCGGCCGTGCTGCTGGTCGTCCGCCAGGTGGCGATCCCCCGGATGGACCAGACCTAG
- a CDS encoding cellulose-binding protein, translated as MTNTPRETFEIVRRGYEPTQVDRQLAALSRELEQARARQADLERRVEEMHAQGPQEEGAATPYAGLGARIEKILGLAEEEAKELREAAAGEASQHRALTEQDADKIRKDAETYAQERRGDADTEAQRVLQEAKRAADQIRDDSERDAKARREEAEALFERNRAKAAQAAADFETTLAQRREQSERDFTEQMKANEQQLAVVTQRSEQLRLEAEKLRADSDRKSKRTMDDAQRRADDLIAEAKAQAERIRGESERELSAATQRRDSINSQLTNVRQMLATLTGASLPDPIGEDAPAAAEQVDEAQGKQQPPAGTAGTAGTDGTDAKDVTDAKGAPAGDEQGGGKASTAPTSNVVAAEGDQATTVQAEKPAPTKG; from the coding sequence ATGACCAACACCCCGCGCGAGACCTTCGAGATCGTGCGCCGCGGCTACGAGCCCACGCAGGTCGACCGCCAGCTGGCTGCCCTCTCCCGTGAGCTCGAGCAGGCGCGCGCCCGCCAGGCCGACCTGGAGCGACGGGTGGAGGAGATGCACGCCCAGGGTCCGCAGGAGGAGGGGGCAGCGACGCCCTACGCCGGTCTGGGCGCCCGGATCGAAAAGATCCTCGGCCTGGCCGAGGAGGAGGCCAAGGAGCTGCGCGAGGCGGCCGCGGGCGAGGCCAGCCAGCACCGTGCCCTGACCGAGCAGGACGCCGACAAGATCCGCAAGGACGCCGAGACCTACGCGCAGGAGCGCCGCGGCGACGCCGACACCGAGGCGCAGCGGGTGCTCCAGGAGGCCAAGCGGGCGGCCGACCAGATCCGTGACGACTCCGAGCGGGACGCCAAGGCCCGCCGCGAGGAGGCGGAGGCGCTCTTCGAGCGCAACCGGGCCAAGGCGGCCCAGGCGGCGGCCGACTTCGAGACGACGCTGGCCCAGCGCCGGGAGCAGTCCGAGCGCGACTTCACCGAGCAGATGAAGGCCAACGAGCAGCAGCTCGCCGTCGTCACCCAGCGCAGCGAGCAGCTGCGGCTGGAGGCCGAGAAGCTGCGCGCCGACAGCGACCGCAAGTCCAAGCGAACGATGGACGACGCGCAGCGGCGGGCCGACGACCTGATCGCCGAGGCGAAGGCGCAGGCCGAGCGGATCCGCGGCGAGTCCGAGCGCGAGCTCTCCGCCGCGACGCAGCGCCGCGACAGCATCAACTCCCAGCTCACCAACGTGCGTCAGATGCTGGCCACCCTGACCGGCGCCTCGCTGCCCGACCCGATCGGTGAGGACGCCCCGGCGGCGGCCGAGCAGGTCGACGAGGCCCAGGGCAAGCAGCAGCCGCCAGCCGGCACTGCCGGCACTGCCGGCACTGACGGCACGGACGCCAAGGACGTCACGGACGCCAAGGGCGCGCCGGCCGGCGACGAGCAGGGTGGCGGCAAGGCGTCCACCGCACCGACGTCCAACGTGGTCGCGGCCGAGGGCGACCAGGCCACGACGGTGCAGGCCGAGAAGCCCGCGCCGACCAAGGGCTGA